One region of Roseovarius faecimaris genomic DNA includes:
- the serB gene encoding phosphoserine phosphatase SerB: protein MYTATLIAPRGVLDPTLASSLRNAWGGGDVVWLSPDEAAEFSLAEKPGNQWEVWEDLQGWKIDLVIQPTEGRRKRMLLADMDSTMIEQECIDELAEEAGVGAHVKDITARAMNGELDFEGALTERVALLQGLEERVIGQVLDSRITYMPGGAELVATMRAQGGYAALVSGGFTAFTAQVAAHLGFDENRANTLIIRDAALTGEVARPILGRQAKVEALEEITARLGISEADVIAVGDGANDLGMLGRAGTGVALHAKPSVAAQCDVRINHGDLTALLFLQGYARSEFTTS, encoded by the coding sequence ATGTACACCGCCACGCTGATCGCCCCCAGGGGCGTGCTTGACCCGACCCTTGCCAGTTCCCTGCGCAATGCCTGGGGCGGGGGGGATGTGGTGTGGCTTTCGCCGGACGAGGCGGCGGAATTCTCGCTGGCCGAAAAGCCCGGCAATCAGTGGGAGGTCTGGGAGGACCTGCAAGGCTGGAAGATCGACCTGGTCATCCAGCCCACCGAAGGGCGGCGCAAGCGGATGCTGCTGGCGGATATGGACAGCACGATGATCGAGCAGGAATGCATTGACGAGCTGGCCGAGGAGGCCGGTGTGGGCGCGCATGTGAAGGACATCACCGCAAGGGCGATGAATGGCGAACTGGATTTCGAAGGCGCGCTGACCGAACGGGTGGCGCTGTTGCAGGGGCTTGAGGAGCGAGTGATCGGGCAGGTGCTGGACAGTCGGATCACCTATATGCCCGGCGGGGCCGAACTGGTGGCGACGATGCGCGCGCAGGGCGGTTACGCGGCGCTGGTCTCGGGCGGGTTCACCGCCTTTACGGCGCAGGTCGCGGCACATCTGGGCTTTGACGAGAACCGCGCCAACACGCTGATCATCCGCGACGCGGCACTCACCGGAGAGGTGGCGCGGCCGATCCTGGGACGGCAGGCGAAGGTCGAGGCGCTGGAAGAGATCACCGCGCGGCTCGGGATCAGCGAGGCGGATGTGATCGCTGTGGGCGACGGCGCCAACGACCTCGGGATGCTGGGCCGGGCCGGGACGGGCGTTGCGCTGCATGCCAAGCCGTCGGTCGCGGCGCAATGCGATGTGCGCATCAACCATGGCGATCTGACGGCGCTGCTCTTTCTGCAGGGTTATGCGCGGTCGGAATTCACCACGTCCTGA
- a CDS encoding fatty acid desaturase: MAMPSMPSRSSLRPLVEWPTLGMVALCYGGLWAVLAWTDSLGTVLSVPLLAVFIALHSSLQHEVLHGHPFRSQALSEGLIFPAVGLFVPYLRFKDLHLKHHHDPDLTDPYDDPESNYMDPVAWARLPRWLRAVYRFNNLLLGRMVLGPGLSLWTLYVEDAAAIMRGEARVRQAYVLHVLGLVPVLVIVSLSAVPLWAYAVAAYLGFSLLKIRTFLEHRAHEKVPGRTVIIEDRGPLSWLFLNNNFHSVHHCHPGVPWYRLPAIFAERRAQFLERNRSYFYRSYGELFRQFFLRAKDPVPHPLMSDAPALEKIETVDMLGALDQSPRGVASNHRPKSV; the protein is encoded by the coding sequence ATGGCCATGCCCTCAATGCCCTCCCGTTCGTCGCTCCGCCCGCTTGTGGAATGGCCGACACTGGGCATGGTGGCGCTTTGCTATGGCGGGTTGTGGGCGGTGCTGGCCTGGACCGACAGCCTTGGCACGGTCTTGTCGGTGCCGCTTCTGGCGGTGTTCATCGCGCTGCATTCCTCGTTGCAGCATGAGGTGCTGCACGGGCATCCGTTCCGGTCGCAGGCGCTGAGTGAGGGGCTGATCTTTCCGGCGGTGGGGCTGTTTGTGCCCTATCTGCGCTTCAAGGACCTGCACCTGAAGCATCATCACGACCCGGACCTGACCGACCCCTATGACGACCCCGAGAGCAACTATATGGATCCGGTGGCATGGGCGCGCCTGCCGCGCTGGCTGAGGGCGGTGTACCGATTCAACAACCTGCTGCTGGGGCGGATGGTTCTGGGGCCGGGGCTGTCCCTGTGGACGCTGTATGTCGAGGATGCCGCCGCGATCATGCGGGGCGAGGCGCGGGTGCGGCAGGCTTATGTGCTGCATGTGCTGGGGCTGGTGCCGGTGCTTGTGATCGTCAGCCTGTCGGCGGTGCCGCTCTGGGCCTATGCGGTGGCGGCCTATCTTGGGTTCTCGCTACTCAAGATCCGCACCTTTCTGGAGCACCGCGCGCATGAGAAAGTGCCGGGGCGCACGGTGATCATCGAGGATCGTGGCCCGCTGTCCTGGCTGTTTCTCAACAACAACTTTCATTCAGTGCATCACTGTCACCCCGGCGTGCCGTGGTACCGCTTGCCCGCGATATTCGCCGAACGCCGGGCGCAGTTTCTGGAGCGCAACCGGAGCTATTTCTATCGCTCCTATGGTGAGCTGTTCCGCCAGTTCTTTCTGCGGGCGAAGGACCCGGTGCCGCATCCGTTGATGTCCGATGCTCCGGCGCTGGAGAAAATCGAGACGGTGGATATGCTGGGTGCGCTGGATCAGAGCCCGCGCGGCGTGGCCAGCAACCACAGACCAAAGAGTGTATAG
- a CDS encoding asparaginase: MTHPVPMVEIWRGPVVESQHSGHAVICDETGQITQSWGNPDQVVYPRSSAKMIQALPLIESGAADAQGLTTEQLALACASHSAAAIHTVRVMAWLDHLGLGEPDLRCGPQEPEDIPARDALIRAGDAPCQVHNNCSGKHCGFLTLNQHLGGGPDYIEIDHPVQRACLAAFEEVTDLASPGWGIDGCSAPNFLTTLHGMARAMAFFAAAREGQGMRATAAARLRDAMIAHPELVAGESRACTQLMRACTEPVALKTGAEGFFIAILPRRKLGVALKITDGAGRASESAIAALLVRLGVLDAGHPAAKRFLNPPVLSRRGFDAGQIKPSAGLL; this comes from the coding sequence ATGACACATCCGGTTCCAATGGTGGAGATTTGGCGCGGCCCGGTGGTGGAAAGCCAGCATTCGGGCCATGCCGTGATCTGTGACGAGACCGGACAGATCACCCAAAGCTGGGGCAACCCGGATCAGGTGGTTTATCCGCGCAGTTCCGCCAAGATGATCCAGGCGCTGCCGCTGATCGAAAGCGGCGCGGCCGATGCGCAGGGGCTTACCACCGAACAGCTTGCTCTGGCTTGTGCGTCGCATTCCGCCGCGGCGATTCACACCGTGCGGGTGATGGCCTGGCTCGATCATCTGGGCCTGGGCGAGCCCGACCTGCGCTGCGGCCCGCAGGAGCCCGAGGACATTCCCGCCCGCGACGCGCTAATCCGTGCGGGCGACGCGCCCTGTCAGGTTCACAATAACTGTTCGGGCAAGCATTGCGGGTTTCTGACCCTCAACCAGCATCTCGGCGGCGGGCCGGACTATATCGAGATCGATCACCCGGTGCAGCGTGCCTGCCTCGCGGCCTTCGAGGAGGTCACGGATCTCGCCAGCCCCGGCTGGGGGATCGACGGCTGCTCGGCTCCGAACTTTCTGACCACGCTGCATGGCATGGCCCGCGCCATGGCCTTTTTCGCCGCTGCCCGCGAGGGGCAGGGCATGCGTGCCACGGCGGCCGCCCGGCTGCGCGACGCGATGATCGCCCATCCCGAGCTCGTGGCCGGAGAAAGCCGCGCCTGCACCCAGCTTATGCGCGCCTGCACCGAACCGGTGGCGCTCAAGACCGGGGCCGAGGGGTTTTTCATCGCCATCCTGCCGCGCCGCAAGCTGGGCGTGGCGCTGAAGATCACCGATGGCGCCGGCCGCGCCTCCGAAAGCGCCATTGCGGCGCTGCTTGTGCGCCTTGGCGTGCTCGATGCCGGGCACCCGGCGGCAAAACGCTTCCTCAACCCTCCCGTGCTGAGCCGCCGGGGCTTTGATGCCGGTCAGATCAAACCCTCTGCCGGACTTCTCTGA
- a CDS encoding 6,7-dimethyl-8-ribityllumazine synthase produces MTLPRYAFIKANWHAEIVDQALTGFAELIPMAQIDVFDVPGAFEMPLLARDLAASGRYAAVAAAAFVVDGGIYRHDFVAQAVVDGLMRAGLDTGVPVLSVSLTPHQYQETAHHTAIYKAHFVEKGREAARAALMIGQTRAGLAA; encoded by the coding sequence ATGACACTTCCCCGCTATGCCTTCATCAAGGCGAACTGGCATGCCGAGATCGTGGACCAGGCGCTGACCGGCTTTGCCGAGCTGATCCCAATGGCACAGATCGACGTCTTTGACGTGCCCGGCGCGTTCGAGATGCCGCTTCTGGCGCGCGATCTGGCCGCCTCCGGGCGCTATGCGGCGGTGGCCGCCGCGGCCTTTGTCGTGGATGGCGGCATCTACCGGCACGATTTCGTGGCGCAGGCCGTGGTCGATGGGCTGATGCGCGCCGGGCTTGATACGGGCGTGCCGGTCCTGTCGGTGTCGCTCACCCCGCATCAGTATCAGGAGACGGCGCATCACACTGCGATCTATAAGGCGCATTTCGTCGAGAAAGGGCGCGAGGCCGCCCGCGCGGCGCTGATGATCGGTCAGACCCGCGCGGGCCTCGCCGCCTGA
- the serA gene encoding phosphoglycerate dehydrogenase encodes MAPKVLVSDKLSETAVQIFRDRGIDVDFQPDLGKDKDKLAEVIGQYDGLAIRSATKVTEKILAAADNLKVIARAGIGTDNIDKDAASKKGVIVMNTPFGNMITTAEHAIAMMFAVARQIPEASASTHAGKWEKSKFMGVELTSKTLGVIGAGNIGGIVCDRARGLKMKVIAYDPFLSQDKADKMGVEKVELDELLARADFITLHVPLTDQTRNILSRENLEKTKKGVRIINCARGGLVDEEALAEMLQSGHVAGAAFDVFSVEPATENPLFNLPNVVVTPHLGAATTEAQENVALQVAEQMSDYLLTGAVTNALNMPSVTAEEAKVMGPWIKLADHVGNFIGQMTDEPIKAINILYDGVVSEMNLDALTCAAVAGIMKSVNPEVNMVSAPVVAKERGIKISTTKQDKSGAFEGYIKLTVVTDQRERSIGGTVFSDGKPRFIQIKGINIDAEIGRHMLYTTNNDEPGIIGTLGQTMGENGVNIANFTLGRSAAGGEAIALLYVDAPVPADVVAKLKATGKFQQIRALEFDVT; translated from the coding sequence ATGGCTCCCAAAGTACTCGTTTCCGACAAACTCTCCGAAACCGCCGTGCAGATCTTCCGCGATCGCGGCATCGACGTGGATTTCCAGCCCGACCTGGGCAAGGACAAGGACAAACTGGCCGAAGTGATCGGCCAGTATGACGGCCTTGCCATCCGCTCGGCCACCAAGGTCACCGAGAAGATCCTCGCCGCCGCGGACAACCTCAAGGTCATCGCACGCGCAGGCATCGGCACCGACAATATCGACAAGGACGCCGCGTCGAAAAAAGGCGTGATCGTCATGAACACGCCCTTCGGCAACATGATCACCACCGCCGAACACGCCATCGCGATGATGTTCGCCGTGGCGCGCCAGATCCCCGAGGCCAGCGCCTCGACCCATGCGGGCAAATGGGAGAAATCCAAGTTCATGGGGGTCGAGCTGACCTCCAAGACCCTCGGCGTGATCGGTGCCGGCAATATCGGCGGGATCGTCTGCGACCGCGCACGCGGGCTGAAGATGAAGGTCATCGCCTATGACCCCTTCCTCAGCCAGGACAAGGCCGACAAGATGGGCGTGGAGAAGGTCGAGCTGGACGAGCTTCTGGCCCGCGCTGATTTCATCACCCTGCATGTGCCGCTGACCGACCAGACCCGCAACATCCTGAGCCGCGAGAATCTGGAAAAGACCAAAAAAGGCGTGCGCATCATCAACTGCGCGCGGGGTGGCCTGGTCGATGAAGAGGCCCTGGCCGAGATGCTGCAATCCGGCCATGTGGCTGGCGCCGCCTTCGACGTGTTCAGCGTCGAACCCGCCACCGAAAACCCGCTCTTTAACCTGCCCAACGTGGTCGTCACCCCGCATCTGGGCGCGGCCACCACCGAGGCGCAGGAAAACGTCGCCCTGCAGGTCGCCGAACAGATGTCGGATTATCTGCTGACCGGGGCTGTGACCAACGCGCTCAACATGCCCTCGGTCACCGCCGAAGAGGCCAAGGTCATGGGCCCTTGGATCAAGCTTGCCGATCATGTGGGCAACTTCATCGGCCAGATGACCGATGAGCCGATCAAGGCGATCAACATCCTCTATGACGGGGTTGTCAGTGAGATGAACCTCGACGCGCTGACCTGCGCCGCTGTCGCGGGCATCATGAAATCGGTGAACCCCGAGGTGAACATGGTTTCCGCCCCCGTCGTGGCCAAGGAACGCGGGATCAAGATTTCGACCACCAAGCAGGACAAGTCGGGCGCCTTCGAGGGCTATATCAAGCTGACCGTCGTGACCGACCAGCGCGAGCGCTCGATCGGCGGCACGGTGTTCAGCGACGGCAAGCCGCGCTTCATCCAGATCAAGGGCATCAATATCGACGCCGAGATCGGGCGGCACATGCTCTACACCACCAATAATGACGAGCCGGGCATCATCGGCACCCTTGGCCAGACCATGGGCGAAAACGGTGTGAACATCGCCAACTTCACCCTTGGCCGCTCGGCGGCGGGCGGTGAGGCGATTGCCCTGCTCTATGTGGACGCGCCGGTGCCTGCCGACGTGGTGGCCAAACTCAAGGCCACCGGCAAGTTCCAGCAGATCCGCGCGCTGGAATTCGACGTCACCTGA
- a CDS encoding P1 family peptidase — protein MTKPRARDLGIPFDGTPGTFNAITDIPGVELGQTTLTAGPVRTGVTALLPRGKRRDPSPVWAGHFNLNGNGEMTGTHWINEAGYFLGPVCLTNTHSVGMVHHAATGWMTDTYADHFQGDHGWAMPVVAETYDGFANDIVGRHVTEAHARAALDTAAPGPVAEGNTGGGTGMMTYEFKGGTGTSSRRVTLGTQGFTVAALVQSNFGTRRELMVRGVPVGRLWPEDAPLSGMGGRDTGSIIVIIGTDIPLLPGQLRRLAKRGALGIGRTGTSGGHYSGDIMLAFSTANDLPLPRMTADEHPLFNSMTCLGEHYLDTVYAAAVDAVEEAVLNALIAAETMPLIKPQGSSWQAMDHARLRQIMADHGRLN, from the coding sequence ATGACCAAGCCCCGCGCCCGCGATCTGGGCATTCCGTTTGACGGCACCCCCGGCACGTTCAACGCCATCACCGACATTCCCGGCGTCGAGCTGGGCCAGACCACGCTCACCGCGGGCCCGGTGCGCACCGGCGTCACCGCCCTTCTGCCCCGTGGCAAGCGGCGCGATCCGAGCCCGGTCTGGGCCGGGCATTTCAACCTCAACGGCAATGGCGAGATGACCGGCACGCACTGGATCAACGAGGCGGGCTATTTCCTGGGGCCGGTCTGCCTGACCAACACCCATTCGGTGGGCATGGTGCATCACGCCGCGACCGGCTGGATGACCGACACCTATGCCGATCATTTCCAGGGAGATCACGGCTGGGCCATGCCGGTGGTGGCCGAAACCTATGACGGTTTTGCCAATGACATCGTCGGCCGCCACGTGACCGAGGCCCATGCCCGCGCCGCCCTCGACACCGCCGCACCCGGCCCCGTGGCCGAAGGCAATACCGGCGGCGGCACCGGCATGATGACCTATGAATTCAAGGGCGGTACCGGCACGTCCTCGCGCCGCGTCACGCTGGGCACTCAGGGGTTCACCGTTGCGGCGCTGGTACAGTCCAATTTCGGCACGCGCCGCGAACTCATGGTGCGTGGCGTACCGGTGGGGCGGCTCTGGCCAGAGGATGCGCCGCTGAGCGGAATGGGCGGGCGCGACACCGGCTCGATCATCGTGATCATCGGCACGGACATTCCGCTTCTGCCGGGCCAGCTCAGGCGCCTGGCCAAACGGGGCGCTTTGGGCATCGGGCGCACAGGCACCTCGGGCGGGCATTATTCAGGCGACATCATGCTGGCCTTTTCCACCGCCAATGACCTGCCCCTGCCCCGGATGACCGCCGACGAGCACCCGCTGTTCAACAGCATGACCTGCCTTGGCGAACACTACCTCGATACGGTCTATGCCGCCGCAGTGGATGCCGTGGAAGAAGCGGTGCTCAACGCGCTGATCGCCGCCGAGACCATGCCCTTGATCAAACCGCAGGGATCAAGCTGGCAGGCGATGGACCATGCCCGCCTGCGGCAGATCATGGCCGATCACGGGCGCCTGAACTGA
- a CDS encoding Scr1 family TA system antitoxin-like transcriptional regulator, whose translation MDKRQLCALFRDRLAQLLAAETKGVAGFLRDTGMDRSALSQFLDPSIDRLPRAETLRRIGEARGVSVDWLLGLENAPEGRQQVAPSFQIEQADDPRRSPLHAWHREAEGQKLRYVPSTLPDTLQLSDTPEADAPTPRQPREENVLDGVIRNDLDIEIAMPVQTLQDLATQSGLWRGACPAECARQLEHMAETCDARFPALRLHLYDGQANYSSPFTVFGRQRVALYIGEAYLVLTGREQIAAFTARFDALVRAALVSPDRTGALLRRLADTGEWAG comes from the coding sequence ATGGACAAACGCCAGCTTTGCGCTCTTTTCCGGGACCGCCTCGCGCAGCTTCTCGCCGCCGAGACCAAGGGGGTTGCGGGTTTTCTGCGCGACACCGGCATGGATCGCTCGGCCCTCAGCCAGTTCCTCGACCCCAGTATCGACCGGCTGCCGCGCGCCGAAACCCTGCGCCGCATCGGCGAGGCACGCGGCGTGTCGGTGGATTGGCTTCTGGGCCTGGAAAACGCCCCCGAAGGCCGACAGCAGGTCGCCCCCAGCTTTCAGATCGAGCAGGCCGACGACCCGCGCCGCTCGCCCCTGCATGCCTGGCACCGCGAGGCCGAGGGGCAAAAGCTGCGCTACGTGCCCTCCACCCTGCCCGATACGCTTCAACTCAGCGACACGCCCGAGGCTGACGCCCCGACTCCGCGCCAGCCGCGCGAGGAAAACGTGCTCGACGGGGTGATCCGGAACGATCTGGATATCGAGATCGCCATGCCCGTGCAGACCCTTCAGGACCTTGCCACGCAATCCGGGCTCTGGCGCGGGGCCTGCCCAGCGGAATGCGCCCGGCAGCTTGAGCATATGGCCGAAACCTGCGATGCCCGCTTCCCCGCGCTCAGGCTGCATCTTTATGACGGGCAGGCCAATTACTCGTCGCCCTTCACCGTCTTCGGACGCCAGCGCGTCGCACTCTATATCGGAGAGGCCTATCTGGTGCTCACCGGGCGCGAACAGATCGCCGCCTTCACCGCCCGCTTCGATGCGCTGGTGCGCGCGGCCCTCGTCAGCCCGGACCGCACCGGCGCCCTCCTGCGTCGGCTTGCGGACACAGGAGAGTGGGCAGGTTAA
- the idi gene encoding isopentenyl-diphosphate Delta-isomerase, whose amino-acid sequence MPDTTPPQTIPAWLGTNLIAMDKIEVHRRGLLHKAVSVFVLCDDHLLIQRRALGKYHTPGLWANTCCTHPHWREDPDSCARRRLEEELGLTGLTLEHREQIKYRADVGGGMTENELVDIFVSRVEAQIDPNPNPEEVMQTEWISLQALKERVATEPETFTPWLRIYLDRHAEQIFDF is encoded by the coding sequence ATGCCCGACACAACGCCCCCCCAGACCATTCCGGCCTGGCTTGGCACCAATTTGATTGCCATGGACAAGATCGAAGTGCACCGCCGCGGCCTTTTGCACAAGGCGGTATCGGTCTTTGTTCTCTGTGACGATCACCTGCTGATCCAGCGCCGGGCGCTTGGCAAATATCACACGCCCGGTCTGTGGGCGAATACCTGCTGCACGCACCCGCACTGGCGCGAAGATCCGGATAGCTGCGCCCGTCGCCGCCTCGAAGAAGAGCTTGGCCTGACCGGGCTGACCCTGGAGCATCGCGAACAGATCAAATATCGCGCCGACGTGGGCGGCGGCATGACCGAGAACGAACTGGTGGATATCTTTGTCTCGCGCGTCGAGGCGCAGATAGACCCCAACCCCAACCCCGAAGAAGTGATGCAGACCGAATGGATATCGCTGCAGGCGCTCAAAGAGCGCGTCGCCACGGAACCCGAGACCTTCACCCCCTGGCTGCGCATCTATCTCGACCGGCATGCCGAGCAGATTTTCGACTTCTGA
- a CDS encoding universal stress protein — MYKNILVPVEFDEAHDAKESFDMAQALSEEGAHITVLHVMEPVPAFAMAQIPPEVFANTRKEIETHMQALAEAFPKAATVLVSGHAGRAIVDYASEHDIDCIVIASHRPGLENYFLGSTADRVVRHAKCAVHVMR, encoded by the coding sequence ATGTACAAGAATATTCTGGTGCCAGTGGAATTTGACGAGGCGCATGATGCGAAGGAGTCGTTCGACATGGCGCAGGCCCTGTCGGAGGAAGGGGCGCATATCACCGTGCTGCATGTGATGGAGCCGGTTCCCGCCTTCGCGATGGCGCAGATACCGCCCGAGGTGTTCGCCAATACCCGCAAGGAGATCGAGACCCATATGCAGGCGCTGGCCGAGGCCTTTCCCAAGGCCGCGACGGTGCTGGTGTCGGGCCATGCCGGGCGCGCGATTGTCGATTATGCGTCAGAGCATGACATCGACTGTATCGTGATCGCCTCGCACCGGCCGGGGCTGGAGAACTATTTCCTTGGCTCGACCGCCGACCGGGTGGTGCGCCACGCGAAATGCGCGGTGCATGTGATGCGCTGA
- a CDS encoding YciI family protein: MPKFMLAYHGGEMPQSEEEGEKMIAAWMGWLAGLGAAVADAGNPVGLSKTVHRDRVVDDGGANPLSGYSILIADDINAACEMAGGCPILNSGSGSVEVAEIHEI; the protein is encoded by the coding sequence ATGCCGAAATTCATGCTCGCCTATCATGGCGGTGAGATGCCTCAGTCCGAGGAAGAGGGAGAGAAGATGATCGCGGCCTGGATGGGCTGGCTCGCCGGGCTTGGTGCCGCTGTGGCCGATGCGGGCAACCCGGTGGGCCTGTCGAAGACGGTGCATCGCGACCGGGTCGTGGATGACGGGGGGGCAAACCCGCTCTCGGGCTATTCGATCCTGATCGCGGACGATATCAACGCGGCCTGCGAGATGGCCGGGGGCTGCCCGATCCTGAACAGCGGGTCGGGCAGCGTGGAAGTGGCGGAAATCCACGAGATCTGA
- a CDS encoding phosphoserine transaminase — translation MAMTTPGTRPANPRFSSGPCAKPPAYSVSKLADAPLGRSHRAAVGKERLKAAIEGTREVLGIPADYKIGIVPASDTGAVEMAMWNLLGARKVEMLAWESFGSGWVTDVVKQLKLDADVKTAEYGQIVDLATVDTDNDVVFTWNGTTSGVRVPDGDWIKTDRAGLTICDATSAAFAQDLPWDKLDVTTFSWQKVLGGEAAHGMLILSPRAVDRLESYTPDWPLPKIFRLTKAGKLIDGIFEGATINTPSMLAVEDYLLALDWARSVGGLDGLIGRATANAAVLQDFCARTDWIANLAEDPATASNTSVCLKFTDDRITDGAAFAKAVAKRLEGEGVAFDIGAYRDAPPGLRIWCGGTVETSDIELLLPWLEWAFETEIAALSKAA, via the coding sequence ATGGCTATGACGACACCCGGCACGCGGCCGGCCAATCCGCGTTTTTCCTCCGGCCCCTGCGCCAAACCCCCCGCATATTCCGTATCCAAACTGGCCGACGCGCCCCTCGGCCGTTCGCACCGCGCCGCCGTAGGCAAGGAACGCCTGAAAGCGGCCATCGAAGGCACGCGCGAGGTGCTGGGCATTCCGGCTGACTACAAGATCGGCATCGTGCCCGCCTCTGACACCGGTGCGGTGGAAATGGCCATGTGGAACCTTCTTGGCGCCCGCAAGGTCGAGATGCTGGCCTGGGAAAGCTTCGGCTCGGGCTGGGTCACGGATGTGGTCAAACAGCTCAAACTCGACGCGGACGTAAAGACCGCCGAGTATGGCCAGATCGTCGATCTCGCCACCGTGGACACCGATAATGACGTGGTCTTCACCTGGAACGGCACGACCTCGGGCGTGCGCGTGCCGGATGGCGACTGGATCAAGACCGATCGCGCGGGGCTGACCATCTGCGACGCCACCTCCGCCGCCTTCGCGCAGGACCTGCCCTGGGACAAGCTCGATGTGACCACGTTCAGCTGGCAAAAGGTGCTGGGCGGCGAGGCCGCGCACGGCATGCTGATCCTGTCCCCCCGTGCAGTTGACCGGCTGGAAAGCTATACCCCGGACTGGCCGCTGCCCAAGATTTTCCGCCTTACGAAAGCGGGCAAGCTGATCGACGGCATCTTCGAGGGGGCCACGATCAACACCCCCTCGATGCTGGCGGTTGAGGATTACCTTCTGGCGCTCGACTGGGCGCGTTCGGTCGGCGGGCTCGACGGGCTGATCGGCCGGGCCACGGCCAATGCGGCGGTGCTGCAGGATTTCTGTGCGCGCACCGACTGGATCGCCAACCTGGCCGAAGACCCGGCGACGGCGTCCAACACCTCGGTCTGCCTGAAGTTCACCGATGACCGCATCACCGATGGCGCTGCCTTTGCCAAGGCGGTGGCCAAGCGGCTGGAGGGCGAAGGCGTGGCCTTTGACATCGGCGCCTATCGCGACGCGCCTCCGGGCCTGCGCATCTGGTGCGGCGGCACGGTGGAAACTTCGGATATCGAGCTTCTGCTGCCCTGGCTTGAATGGGCGTTCGAGACCGAGATCGCAGCCCTTTCCAAAGCCGCGTAA
- a CDS encoding copper chaperone PCu(A)C: MRTPLVVAFLAIVLIAVLVVWRSMGGQTPVTLSNAKVQAESGAEGTAMATLKIEAGAAPDVLLSASSPEAEAVAIVSPTGATRLTIPAGSAPSLSSDGAFLRLSGVDGALEEGRLIPLTLEFARSGKMSVQARVGAEVDPHAMHRAMAAMAEAGGDGPPPALSMVLEPAADGATRVRLTVENFTFDREAAEVETPVHVPGRGHGHLYLDGLKLQRVYAPELTIGALPEGAYTVRVELNSNNHMPYRDEAGPVAAEAVLEVE, translated from the coding sequence ATGCGCACGCCTCTTGTTGTGGCTTTCCTCGCTATCGTGCTGATTGCCGTGCTGGTTGTCTGGCGGAGCATGGGCGGGCAGACGCCGGTCACGCTCAGCAATGCGAAGGTGCAGGCCGAGAGCGGGGCGGAGGGCACGGCCATGGCCACGCTTAAGATTGAGGCCGGGGCGGCGCCGGATGTGCTTCTGTCGGCCAGCTCGCCCGAGGCGGAGGCGGTGGCGATCGTCTCGCCCACGGGGGCGACGCGGCTGACCATCCCGGCGGGCTCTGCGCCGTCGCTGTCGAGCGACGGGGCGTTTTTGCGCCTGTCAGGCGTGGACGGTGCGCTGGAGGAGGGGCGGCTGATCCCCCTGACGCTGGAGTTTGCCCGGTCCGGCAAAATGTCGGTGCAGGCCCGGGTCGGCGCGGAAGTGGACCCGCATGCGATGCACCGGGCCATGGCGGCGATGGCCGAGGCGGGCGGCGATGGGCCACCGCCTGCGCTGAGCATGGTGCTGGAGCCTGCCGCGGACGGGGCCACGCGGGTGCGCCTGACGGTCGAGAATTTCACCTTTGACCGTGAGGCGGCCGAAGTCGAAACACCGGTCCATGTGCCGGGGCGCGGGCATGGGCATCTTTATCTCGACGGGTTGAAGCTCCAGCGGGTCTATGCGCCGGAGCTGACCATCGGGGCCTTGCCGGAAGGGGCGTATACCGTGCGTGTGGAGCTCAACAGCAACAACCACATGCCCTATAGGGACGAGGCCGGCCCGGTGGCGGCCGAGGCGGTGCTGGAGGTGGAGTGA
- a CDS encoding invasion associated locus B family protein, with protein MGSQIGSFIARGIAGAALALAGTGVMAQEESTNQVAAKTAWSVFEDQNPRECWAVSSPTETVNKKDGRVVAVRRGDILLMTFYRPGAGVKGQLAFTGGYPFASGSTVNLDIGGNEFELFTEGEWAWPASTADDAKIISALKRGATAVLQARSSRGTQTTDTFSLMGFTAAVEEAEKRCQ; from the coding sequence ATGGGATCACAAATAGGGTCATTCATTGCACGCGGGATTGCTGGCGCGGCGCTGGCATTGGCCGGAACGGGTGTGATGGCGCAGGAAGAAAGCACCAATCAGGTGGCGGCAAAAACCGCCTGGTCGGTGTTTGAGGATCAGAATCCGCGCGAATGCTGGGCGGTGTCGTCGCCCACGGAAACGGTCAACAAGAAGGACGGGCGCGTCGTGGCGGTGCGCCGGGGCGATATCCTGCTGATGACCTTCTACCGGCCCGGTGCCGGCGTGAAGGGGCAGCTTGCCTTCACCGGCGGCTATCCCTTTGCCAGCGGGTCGACCGTCAATCTCGATATCGGCGGCAACGAGTTTGAGCTGTTCACCGAGGGCGAATGGGCCTGGCCTGCCTCCACGGCCGATGACGCCAAGATCATTTCGGCCCTGAAACGCGGTGCGACGGCCGTGTTGCAGGCGCGTTCCTCGCGCGGCACACAGACAACCGATACCTTCTCGCTGATGGGCTTTACCGCGGCAGTGGAAGAAGCAGAAAAGCGCTGTCAGTAA